In Triticum urartu cultivar G1812 chromosome 6, Tu2.1, whole genome shotgun sequence, the following proteins share a genomic window:
- the LOC125515649 gene encoding probable serine/threonine-protein kinase PBL4 has translation MDFPVMDHDQVRELEVLEGILGDASAEPFKISYGLLKTITRNFSNEIGHGSFGNVYRGGRENLPVAVKKISNVHTISDKEFMDEIKCLKSAKHKNIVRFLGYCAETDEEITPSGGTLVMAGKRIRMMCFEYVPNGNIRQYLAEENPQGVDWPACYKIIRGICHGLNYLHDRKINHLDLKPENVMLDDQMEPKITDFGLSRFLDQGTSTMVTKHIIGTPRYIAPEIINKGHLSFKTDVYAFGIIIIELLTGKSMISLENWDESLDMDCPRRRRCAEMARQCTDFDKRNRPTMRDVITDLDKLESMHPWSSISQSLPISLESADVKIPSRSLTIAWVENPEYWRWIAHPDASSSECAELLSVYYLKVSRLIAPEDLPVAATSYRAYLVYKLVGSTPGLKYTVQTASTLHFDSTAPTNKVSLHPKAPGASGAQGVTYPVTRGDGWLELRLGEFSNEKAVTVELLREDPHNKMSGLIIDGMEVRRCL, from the exons TAATGGATCATGATCAAGTACGTGAACTGGAAGTCCTGGAAGGCATACTTGGTGATGCAAGTGCTGAACCATTCAAGATATCTTATGGACTATTGAAAACCATTACAAGAAATTTTTCTAATGAGATTGGTCATGGTTCGTTTGGAAATGTGTATCGG GGAGGTCGGGAAAATTTGCCGGTCGCTGTGAAGAAGATCTCCAATGTGCATACTATCTCTGATAAGGAGTTCATGGATGAGATCAAGTGTTTAAAAAGTGCAAAACACAAGAATATAGTTAGATTTCTAGGCTATTGTGCGGAAACTGACGAAGAAATAACGCCGTCTGGTGGAACATTGGTGATGGCAGGGAAACGGATCAGGATGATGTGTTTTGAATATGTTCCTAATGGAAATATTCGGCAATATCTTGCAGAAG AGAATCCTCAAGGAGTCGACTGGCCCGCATGCTACAAAATTATTAGGGGAATTTGTCACGGTTTGAATTATCTTCATGACAGGAAAATTAACCATCTTGACCTGAAACCAGAAAATGTTATGTTGGATGATCAGATGGAACCAAAAATTACAGATTTCGGTCTGTCAAGATTCTTAGATCAAGGAACGTCCACCATGGTTACTAAGCACATAATTGGAACACC GAGATATATTGCACCAGAAATCATAAATAAAGGACATCTATCATTCAAGACAGATGTATATGCTTTTGGCATTATTATCATAGAACTATTGACTGGGAAGAGTATGATAAGCCTTGAGAAT TGGGATGAATCGTTAGACATGGACTGTCCACGAAGGAGGAGGTGCGCTGAAATGGCTCGACAGTGTACGGACTTTGACAAACGTAACAGGCCCACAATGCGTGATGTAATTACTGACCTGGATAAGTTGGAGAGCATGCATCCATGGTCTTCCATAAGCCAG AGTCTTCCTATTTCGCTGGAGAGTGCCGACGTCAAGATTCCATCGAGATCATTAACTATTGCATGGGTTGAGAATCCCGAGTACTGGAGATGGATTGCACACCCCGACGCCAG CTCTAGCGAATGCGCTGAACTCCTAAGTGTGTACTATCTGAAGGTCTCTCGGTTGATtgcacccgaagacctacctgtTGCGGCCACAAGCTACAGGGCTTACCTCGTGTACAAGCTGGTTGGCAGCACGCCAGGCCTGAAATACACCGTGCAGACAGCAAGCACGCTCCATTTCGACAGTACCGCCCCTACCAACAAGGTTAGCCTCCACCCTAAAGCACCTGGGGCCAGTGGTGCCCAAGGTGTCACCTACCCCGTCACCAGGGGCGATGGCTGGCTGGAGCTTAGACTGGGTGAGTTCTCTAACGAGAAAGCGGTGACTGTAGAGCTCCTACGTGAGGACCCCCACAACAAGATGAGCGGCCTCATCattgatggcatggaggtcagGAGGTGCCTGTAA